Proteins from a genomic interval of Uloborus diversus isolate 005 chromosome 4, Udiv.v.3.1, whole genome shotgun sequence:
- the LOC129220026 gene encoding uncharacterized protein LOC129220026 has product MCLTWIDEFITRYIVPLAVKLKTIQFIFCLLFILCKLTSAQVFANECDLVSVDDVTGVVMSCRVRTLQRISDAAPVDFDVSRILSIFCDDFSYENIISNGTFSKFGNVQSLQIENCYVPNFPESSFWGLLNLVNLSVHLNKTSSKILKFKEEAFANLPKLQKLDLSYNNLIVLPANLFCGLQNLKVLNLTNCELDDARNIGLGSSETLKCLPELMILDLSYNILKSIPDGIFSSLVSLKILYLNNNQLSELYPYAFSGLSRLQSLDLSNNRISHLPEQIFQQSSDILELYLQNNSLSSLTPRVFEGLRQLVGLNLSYNSLENVVSSETLADLSRLFVLDLNHNRFQVVTVTNFHLIRSLQILYLSYNNIVNISDNSFSSLRNLHTLTLAGNRIRNVDANTFSGLESLNYLSLSNNEIEFINPNAFASCKSIQNLKLRSNKLTEFPKALNSLTFLKHIDLTHNQVYNISNNTFQGLKNIVSLHISKNHVGNMTKGCFQDLTSLKTLDLSYNKIQSLGHSLFDDVPELRVAKFNDNQLTDINGLFMNLRYLHTLNVSRNKITWFDYALVPTELKILDIHDNQIDKIGNYFELEQLMNLRNVDASRNLIRELNPASLPNSIETVSFRFNRITVIGPFTFMAKTNLTFVDLRGNAIRHLDINAFRLKSIAPNQPLPEFLLSNNTLTCDCSMEWLQRINNYDETRQYPLISDLGDVLCHVTFPRRNAVVPMSVTKASDFLCRYHSHCFALCHCCDFDACDCEMVCPENCTCYSDQTWNTNMVDCSLRGYSNVPHRIPMDVTDLYLDGNDMSHVSSHSLIGHKNLRVLHMNNSNIHIIRNRTFNGLQNLFVLHLENNHITVIEGHEFTNLTKLQELYLSHNRLKTIKNESFKHLNFLQILYLDHNHIIQFNVWNLKYNRALIKVKIGHNRWNCDCSFTEPFRYWFTKYKPIVVDGGSVRCTYNNFTTMHIIEFSNSSCSNFSVIPFTSAEFVEEYMSVVILVPMMLLMMLLIAFLVCKYRNNMKMWIYNKYGVKLFEKSEYPEDNEKLFDAFVSYCKKDEAFVTQMVSPELECGSPPQRLCLRYRDLPVSRYMAETISEAVECSFCSIAVVSEQYLKSEWCIFELKASHHETQCNKRHKLIIILLNKVEIKELEPDVRACFKAAIIVHWGDRRFWEKLRYALPEGRNNRHHMNCNDTKLSTTLRRSSLSNSIKLMECETVKLKTIQFIFCLLFILCKLTSAQVFANECDLVSVDDVTGVVMSCRVRTLQRISDAAPVDFDVSRILSIFCDDFSYENIISNGTFSKFGNVQSLQIENCYVPNFPESSFWGLLNLVNLSVHLNKTSSKILKFKEEAFANLPKLQKLDLSYNNLIVLPANLFCGLQNLKVLNLTNCELDDARNIGLGSSETLKCLPELMILDLSYNILKSIPDGIFSSLVSLKILYLNNNQLSELYPYAFSGLSRLQSLDLSNNRISHLPEQIFQQSSDILELYLQNNSLSSLTPRVFEGLRQLVGLNLSYNSLENVVSSETLADLSRLFVLDLNHNRFQVVTVTNFHLIRSLQILYLSYNNIVNISDNSFSSLRNLHTLTLAGNRIRNVDANTFSGLESLNYLSLSNNEIEFINPNAFASCKSIQNLKLRSNKLTEFPKALNSLTFLKHIDLTHNQVYNISNNTFQGLKNIVSLHISKNHVGNMTKGCFQDLTSLKTLDLSYNKIQSLGHSLFDDVPELRVAKFNDNQLTDINGLFMNLRYLHTLNVSRNKITWFDYALVPTELKILDIHDNQIDKIGNYFELEQLMNLRNVDASRNLIRELNPASLPNSIETVSFRFNRITVIGPFTFMAKTNLTFVDLRGNAIRHLDINAFRLKSIAPNQPLPEFLLSNNTLTCDCSMEWLQRINNYDETRQYPLISDLGDVLCHVTFPRRNAVVPMSVTKASDFLCRYHSHCFALCHCCDFDACDCEMVCPENCTCYSDQTWNTNMVDCSLRGYSNVPHRIPMDVTDLYLDGNDMSHVSSHSLIGHKNLRVLHMNNSNIHIIRNRTFNGLQNLFVLHLENNHITVIEGHEFTNLTKLQELYLSHNRLKTIKNESFKHLNFLQILYLDHNHIIQFNVWNLKYNRALIKVKIGHNRWNCDCSFTEPFRYWFTKFKPIVVDGGSVRCTYNNFTTMHIIEFSNSSCSNFSVIPFTSAEFVEEYMSVVILVPMMLLMMLLIAFLVCKYRNNMKMWIYNKYGVKLFEKSEYPEDNEKLFDAFVSYCKKDEAFVTQMVSPELECGSPPQRLCLRYRDLPVSRYMAETISEAVECSFCSIAVVSEQYLKSEWCIFELKASHHETQCNKRHKLIIILLNKVEIKELEPDVRACFKAAIIVHWGDRRFWEKLRYALPEGRNNRHHMNCNDTKLSTTLRRSSLSNSIKLV; this is encoded by the exons ATGTGCCTTACGTGGATTGATGAATTTATAACAAGATATATTGTTCCTCTGGCGGTCAAGCTTAAAACAATTCAGTTCATATTTTGCTTGCTTTTTATTCTGTGCAAATTAACAAGTGCGCAGGTGTTCGCAAATGAATGTGATCTAGTGAGCGTAGATGATGTTACGGGAGTTGTTATGAGTTGCCGCGTGAGGACGCTGCAGCGCATATCTGATGCAGCACCAGTCGATTTCGATGTTTCAAGGATTTTGAGCATATTCTGTGACGATTTCAGCTACGAAAACATCATATCAAACGGCACTTTTAGCAAGTTCGGAAACGTTCAGTCCCTTCAAATTGAAAATTGCTACGTTCCGAATTTTCCCGAATCTTCGTTTTGGGGTTTATTGAATTTGGTTAATCTTTCagttcatttaaataaaacaagctcGAAAATACTCAAATTTAAAGAAGAAGCGTTCGCAAATTTGCCTAAGCTACAAAAGCTTGATTTAAGCTACAACAATCTCATCGTTCTACCTGCCAATTTGTTTTGCGGATTACAGAACTTGAAGGTTCTGAATCTGACAAATTGCGAGTTAGATGATGCTAGAAACATCGGTCTAGGATCTTCCGAGACCTTAAAATGTCTTCCCGAGCTAATGATATTAGACTTGTCTTACAATATTCTTAAAAGTATCCCAGATGGCATCTTTTCTTCTCTTGTATCCCTAAAGATACTATACTTAAACAATAATCAGCTGTCAGAGCTGTATCCGTATGCTTTTAGTGGCCTTAGTAGACTACAGAGTCTGGATTTGTCGAATAACAGAATAAGTCATTTGCCAGAACAAATATTCCAACAGTCATCGGATATTTTAGAGCTTTATCTGCAAAATAATTCTCTGAGTTCACTAACGCCGCGGGTGTTTGAAGGCTTAAGGCAGCTGGTAGGATTAAATCTAAGTTATAATTCCCTGGAAAATGTTGTTTCGTCTGAAACTTTGGCAGATTTAAGTCGTTTGTTTGTCCTGGATTTGAATCATAATCGCTTCCAAGTTGTCACCGTGACTAATTTCCATTTAATTAGAAGTCTGCAAATTTTATATCTAAGTTATAACAATATTGTGAACATCAGTGATAATTCGTTCTCTTCGCTGCGAAACCTGCATACTTTAACCTTGGCTGGTAATAGGATTCGGAACGTTGATGCAAACACATTTAGCGGCCTCGAGTCATTAAATTATTTGTCCTTGAGTAACAATGAAATCGAATTCATAAATCCGAATGCATTCGCTTCGTGCAAATcaattcaaaacttgaaacttcGCTCGAACAAATTAACAGAATTTCCTAAAGCTTTAAATAGCCTCACTTTCTTGAAACATATCGATCTAACACACAATCAAGTTTACAACATTAGCAACAACACGTTCCAAGGGCTGAAGAATATTGTGAGTTTACACATATCTAAGAATCATGTAGGGAACATGACAAAAGGCTGTTTTCAGGACCTTACATCGTTAAAGACGTTAGATCTATCATACAACAAAATACAATCTTTGGGGCATAGTTTATTTGATGACGTACCAGAACTGCGCGTGGCAAAATTTAACGACAATCAGCTCACTGACATCAACGGGCTTTTCATGAACCTTCGATATCTGCACACGTTAAATGTCTCAAGAAACAAAATTACCTGGTTTGATTATGCACTCGTTCCAACAGAGCTTAAAATCCTTGATATTCATGATAATCAAATCGATAAAATAGGAAATTACTTCGAGCTAGAGCAGCTGATGAATTTGAGAAATGTTGACGCCTCGCGTAATTTGATCCGAGAACTGAATCCAGCATCGTTGCCAAACAGTATCGAAACTGTTTCATTCCGGTTTAACAGAATAACAGTTATAGGTCCTTTTACGTTCATGGCCAAAACAAATCTGACATTCGTTGATCTGAGGGGCAATGCTATTCGCCATCTCGACATTAACGCGTTTAGATTGAAAAGTATTGCTCCAAATCAACCATTGCCGGAATTCCTTCTTTCTAACAACACCCTTACATGTGACTGCAGCATGGAATGGCTACAAAGGATAAACAACTACGATGAGACTAGACAGTATCCTCTAATTAGTGACCTTGGTGATGTGCTCTGCCATGTGACTTTTCCTCGTAGAAACGCTGTAGTTCCAATGTCAGTTACTAAAGCATCAGACTTTTTGTGTCGATACCACAGCCATTGTTTCGCTTTGTGTCATTGTTGCGATTTCGATGCTTGCGATTGTGAAATGGTGTGCCCAGAAAACTGCACTTGCTATTCGGATCAGACGTGGAACACAAATATGGTTGACTGCAGCCTGAGAGGATATTCCAATGTCCCCCATCGCATACCCATGGATGTCACCGATTTGTACCTAGACGGAAATGATATGAGCCACGTTTCAAGCCACTCTCTCATTGGTCACAAAAACTTGCGCGTCTTGCATATGAATAACAGCAACATTCATATAATCCGAAACAGAACGTTCAACGGACTACAGAATTTATTTGTTCTACATTTGGAGAATAACCATATTACTGTGATAGAAGGGCACGAGTTTACAAATTTAACCAAATTGCAAGAGCTTTATCTTTCTCACAACcgattaaaaaccattaaaaatgaATCATTCAAGCacttaaattttcttcaaattttatatcTAGATCACAACCATATCATTCAATTTAATGTTTGGAATCTCAAATATAATCGTGCACTGATTAAAGTAAAAATTGGACACAATAGGTGGAATTGTGATTGCTCTTTTACAGAACCATTCCGATATTGGTTTACAAAATACAAACCAATTGTCGTTGATGGCGGCAGTGTGCGTTGTACTTACAATAATTTTACCACGATGCACATTATTGAATTTAGCAACTCCTCGTGTTCTAACTTCAGCGTTATACCCTTCACTTCAGCAGAATTTGTAGAAGAATACATGTCGGTGGTCATACTCGTTCCAATGATGCTATTAATGATGTTGTTAATTGCTTTCCTTGTGTGTAAGTACAGAAATAATATGAAAATGTGGATCTATAACAAGTATGGAgtaaaattatttgagaaaagTGAGTATCCTGAAGACAATGAAAAACTGTTTGATGCCTTTGTGTCGTACTGCAAAAAAGATGAAGCTTTCGTCACGCAGATGGTTTCCCCAGAGCTGGAGTGTGGATCCCCACCGCAAAGACTTTGTTTGCGGTACAGGGACTTACCAGTCTCGCGGTACATGGCAGAGACTATATCAGAAGCAGTAGAGTGTAGCTTTTGTAGCATTGCTGTGGTATCTGAACAGTACTTGAAGAGTGAGTGGTGTATTTTCGAACTAAAAGCTTCCCACCACGAAACTCAGTGCAACAAGCGTCACAAACTCATCATCATACTTTTGAACAAAGTCGAAATCAAAGAACTTGAACCTGACGTCAGAGCTTGTTTTAAGGCCGCCATTATAGTACATTGGGGTGATCGACGATTCTGGGAAAAGCTGAGGTACGCTTTGCCTGAAGGCAGGAACAATAGACATCACATGAACTGCAATGATACAAAACTTTCTACAACGCTACGGCGATCCTCGCTGTCAAATTCTATAAAACTT ATGGAATGTGAAA CGGTGAAGCTTAAAACTATTCAGTTCATATTTTGCTTGCTTTTTATTCTGTGCAAATTAACAAGTGCGCAGGTGTTCGCAAATGAATGTGATCTAGTGAGCGTAGATGATGTTACGGGAGTTGTTATGAGTTGCCGCGTGAGGACGCTGCAGCGCATATCTGATGCAGCACCAGTCGATTTCGATGTTTCAAGGATTTTGAGCATATTCTGTGACGATTTCAGCTACGAAAACATCATATCAAACGGCACTTTTAGCAAGTTCGGAAACGTTCAGTCCCTTCAAATTGAAAATTGCTACGTTCCAAATTTTCCCGAATCTTCGTTTTGGGGTTTATTGAATTTGGTTAATCTTTCagttcatttaaataaaacaagctcGAAAATACTCAAATTTAAAGAAGAAGCGTTCGCAAATTTGCCTAAGCTACAAAAGCTTGATTTAAGCTACAACAATCTGATCGTTCTACCTGCCAATTTGTTTTGCGGATTACAGAACTTGAAGGTTCTGAATCTGACAAATTGCGAGTTAGATGATGCTAGAAACATCGGTCTAGGATCTTCCGAGACCTTAAAATGTCTTCCCGAGCTAATGATATTAGACTTGTCTTACAATATTCTTAAAAGTATCCCAGATGGCATCTTTTCTTCTCTTGTATCCCTAAAGATACTATACTTAAACAATAATCAGCTGTCAGAGCTGTATCCGTATGCTTTTAGTGGCCTTAGTAGACTACAGAGTCTGGATTTGTCGAATAACAGAATAAGTCATTTGCCAGAACAAATATTCCAACAGTCATCGGATATTTTAGAGCTTTATCTGCAAAATAATTCTCTGAGTTCACTAACGCCGCGGGTGTTTGAAGGCTTAAGGCAGCTGGTAGGATTAAATCTAAGTTATAATTCCCTGGAAAATGTTGTTTCGTCTGAAACTTTGGCAGATTTAAGTCGTTTGTTTGTCCTGGATTTGAATCATAATCGCTTCCAAGTTGTCACCGTGACTAATTTCCATTTAATTAGAAGTCTGCAAATTTTATATCTAAGTTATAACAATATTGTGAACATCAGTGATAATTCGTTCTCTTCGCTGCGAAACCTGCATACTTTAACCTTGGCTGGTAATAGGATTCGGAACGTTGATGCAAACACATTTAGCGGCCTCGAGTCATTAAATTATTTGTCCTTGAGTAACAATGAAATCGAATTCATAAATCCAAATGCATTCGCTTCGTGCAAATcaattcaaaacttgaaacttcGCTCGAACAAATTAACAGAATTTCCTAAAGCTTTAAATAGCCTCACTTTCTTGAAACATATCGATCTAACACACAATCAAGTTTACAACATCAGCAACAACACGTTCCAAGGGCTGAAGAATATTGTGAGTTTACACATATCTAAGAATCATGTAGGGAACATGACAAAAGGCTGTTTTCAGGACCTTACATCGTTAAAGACGTTAGATCTATCATACAACAAAATACAATCTTTGGGGCATAGTTTATTTGATGACGTACCAGAACTGCGGGTGGCAAAATTTAACGACAATCAGCTCACTGACATCAACGGGCTTTTCATGAACCTTCGATATCTGCACACGTTAAATGTCTCAAGAAACAAAATTACCTGGTTTGATTATGCACTCGTTCCAACAGAGCTTAAAATCCTTGATATTCATGATAATCAAATCGATAAAATAGGAAATTACTTCGAGCTAGAGCAGCTGATGAATTTGAGAAATGTTGACGCCTCGCGTAATTTGATCCGAGAACTGAATCCAGCATCGTTGCCAAACAGTATCGAAACTGTTTCATTCCGGTTTAACAGAATAACAGTTATAGGTCCTTTTACGTTCATGGCCAAAACAAATCTGACATTCGTTGATCTGAGGGGCAATGCTATTCGCCATCTCGACATTAACGCGTTTAGATTGAAAAGTATTGCTCCAAATCAACCATTGCCGGAATTCCTTCTTTCTAACAACACCCTTACATGTGACTGCAGCATGGAATGGCTACAAAGGATAAACAACTACGATGAGACTAGACAGTATCCTCTAATTAGTGACCTTGGTGATGTGCTCTGCCATGTGACTTTTCCTCGTAGAAACGCTGTAGTTCCAATGTCAGTTACTAAAGCATCAGACTTTTTGTGTCGATACCACAGCCATTGTTTCGCTTTGTGTCATTGTTGCGATTTCGATGCTTGCGATTGTGAAATGGTGTGTCCAGAAAACTGCACTTGCTATTCGGATCAGACGTGGAACACAAATATGGTTGACTGCAGCCTGAGAGGATATTCCAATGTCCCCCATCGCATACCCATGGATGTCACCGATTTGTACCTAGACGGAAATGATATGAGCCACGTTTCAAGCCACTCTCTCATTGGTCACAAAAACTTGCGCGTCTTGCATATGAATAACAGCAACATTCATATAATCCGAAACAGAACGTTCAACGGACTACAGAATTTATTTGTTCTACATTTGGAGAATAACCATATTACTGTGATAGAAGGGCACGAGTTTACAAATTTAACCAAATTGCAAGAGCTTTATCTTTCTCACAACCgattgaaaaccattaaaaatgaATCATTCAAGCacttaaattttcttcaaattttatatcTAGATCACAACCATATCATTCAATTCAATGTTTGGAATCTCAAATATAATCGTGCACTGATTAAAGTAAAAATTGGACACAATAGGTGGAATTGTGATTGCTCTTTTACAGAACCATTCCGATATTGGTTTACAAAATTCAAACCAATTGTCGTTGATGGCGGCAGTGTGCGTTGTACTTACAATAATTTTACCACGATGCACATTATTGAATTTAGCAACTCCTCGTGTTCTAACTTCAGCGTTATACCCTTCACTTCAGCAGAATTTGTAGAAGAATACATGTCGGTGGTCATACTCGTTCCAATGATGCTATTAATGATGTTGTTAATTGCTTTCCTTGTGTGTAAGTACAGAAATAATATGAAAATGTGGATCTATAACAAGTATGGAgtaaaattatttgagaaaagTGAGTATCCTGAAGACAATGAAAAACTGTTTGATGCTTTTGTGTCGTACTGCAAAAAAGATGAAGCTTTCGTAACGCAGATGGTTTCTCCAGAGCTGGAGTGTGGATCCCCACCGCAAAGACTTTGTTTGCGGTACAGGGACTTACCAGTCTCGCGGTACATGGCAGAGACTATATCAGAAGCAGTAGAGTGTAGCTTTTGTAGCATTGCTGTGGTATCTGAACAGTACTTAAAGAGTGAGTGGTGTATTTTCGAACTAAAAGCTTCCCACCACGAAACTCAGTGCAACAAGCGTCACAAACTCATCATCATACTTTTGAACAAAGTCGAAATCAAAGAACTTGAACCTGACGTCAGAGCTTGTTTTAAGGCCGCCATTATAGTTCATTGGGGTGACCGACGATTCTGGGAAAAGCTGAGGTACGCTTTGCCTGAAGGCAGGAACAATAGACATCACATGAACTGCAATGATACAAAACTTTCTACAACGCTACGGCGATCCTCGCTGTCAAATTCTATAAAACTtgtataa